From Mauremys mutica isolate MM-2020 ecotype Southern chromosome 15, ASM2049712v1, whole genome shotgun sequence, one genomic window encodes:
- the PTPN18 gene encoding tyrosine-protein phosphatase non-receptor type 18 isoform X1: MSRLDQTLRAFLGAEPGPARLGQEFQDIKAQASAFRQQQGFSAEAGGRKENIKKNRYKDILPYDQTRVVLNLCTDEGQTDYINASFIQGVNNKRCYIATQGPLPHTVLDFWRMIWEYEVKVIAMACREVEMGKKKCERYWPLKQEPLQIGPFSIIQIKEQELNPDVIVRTLSVSFQNEERPLTHFQYVAWPDRGIPDNYSHFLEMIEHVRLKQGDDSAPICVHCSAGCGRTGVICILEHVRHLLLQQSIPPNFSIFDIVLAMRKQRPSAVQTLEQYEFLFHAVAEMFRSALATAKYENLKENQLPLYDDAVSLRRPAPLNKHSSILRSISVPSEPTPDLPPKMSDTYAVVNKFRRGGGPAAASSQETRPGGGSPEWSPIDPSGFGGLQASYSLPGSPVKRLPPSPSCKYTPHATSAGDTSPRDPPSPCPSPGRGKTLLHTTKPAGFVASPQKKASSSPRLESTDSYEAVDPSPGRGCSPLASPGNGLGYNFRIGKPKGPRDPPAEWTRL; the protein is encoded by the exons ATGAGCCGCCTGGACCAGACGCTGCGGGCGTTCCTGGGCgccgagcccggcccggcccggctgggCCAGGAGTTCCAG GACATCAAGGCCCAAGCCAGCGCCTTCCGGCAGCAACAGGGGTTCTCCGCGGAGGCCGGGGGCAGGAAAGAGAACATCAAGAAGAACCGGTATAAAGACATCCTGCCgt ACGATCAGACCCGGGTCGTTCTGAATCTCTGCACGGACGAAGGGCAGACGGACTATATCAATGCCAGCTTCATCCAG GGGGTGAATAACAAGCGATGCTACATCGCGACCCAGGGGCCGCTGCCTCACACCGTCCTGGATTTCTGGCGCATGATTTGGGAGTACGAGGTGAAG gtAATTGCCATGGCCTGTCGGGAGGTGGAGATGGGGAAG AAAAAGTGTGAACGCTACTGGCCGCTGAAGCAAGAACCGCTGCAAATCGGGCCGTTCTCCATCATCCAG ATCAAGGAGCAGGAGCTGAATCCAGACGTGATAGTCCGCACGCTGAGCGTCAGCTTCCAGAAC GAGGAGCGGCCCCTCACCCATTTCCAGTACGTGGCCTGGCCGGACCGCGGGATCCCGGACAATTACAGCCATTTCCTGGAGATGATTGAGCACGTGCGATTGAAACAGGGGGACGACTCAGCCCCCATCTGCGTGCACTGcag CGCTGGCTGTGGCCGGACCGGCGTGATCTGCATCCTGGAGCACGTGAGACACCTCCTCCTCCAACAG AGCATCCCCCCGAATTTCAGCATTTTCGACATCGTCCTAGCGATGAGAAAGCAGAGACCGTCGGCTGTCCAGACGCTG GAGCAGTACGAGTTCCTGTTCCACGCCGTGGCCGAGATGTTCCGCTCCGCCCTGGCCACCGCCAAGTACGAGAACCTCAAGGAG AACCAGCTGCCCCTGTACGACGACGCCGTGTCCCTGCGCCGCCCCGCGCCCctcaacaaacacagcagcatCTTACG gagcaTCTCGGTGCCGTCCGAGCCCACCCCGGACCTGCCCCCCAAGATGAGTGACACCTACGCGGTGGTGAACAAGTTCCGGCGGGGGGGCGGGCCGGCGGCGGCCTCCTCCCAGGAGACCAGGCCTGGCGGGGGCAGCCCCGAGTGGTCCCCCATCGACCCCAGCGGCTTCGGGGGGCTGCAGGCCAGCTACTCCCTGCCCGGGAGCCCCGTGAAAcgcctgccacccagccccagctgcaaatACACCCCCCACGCCACCAGCGCAG GTGATaccagcccccgggaccccccttcgccctgccccagccctgggcgcgGGAAGACCCTGCTGCACACTACGAAACCCGCG GGTTTTGTGGCATCTCCCCAGAAGAAGG cctccagctccccccgcctTGAGTCGACGGACAGCTACGAGGCCGTGGACCCCTCCCCTGGAAGGGGCTGCAGCCCCCTCGCCTCCCCGGGCAACGGTCTCG gctATAACTTCCGCATTGGGAAGCCAAAGGGACCCCGCGACCCCCCAGCGGAGTGGACCCGGCTCTAG
- the PTPN18 gene encoding tyrosine-protein phosphatase non-receptor type 18 isoform X2, with translation MIWEYEVKVIAMACREVEMGKKKCERYWPLKQEPLQIGPFSIIQIKEQELNPDVIVRTLSVSFQNEERPLTHFQYVAWPDRGIPDNYSHFLEMIEHVRLKQGDDSAPICVHCSAGCGRTGVICILEHVRHLLLQQSIPPNFSIFDIVLAMRKQRPSAVQTLEQYEFLFHAVAEMFRSALATAKYENLKENQLPLYDDAVSLRRPAPLNKHSSILRSISVPSEPTPDLPPKMSDTYAVVNKFRRGGGPAAASSQETRPGGGSPEWSPIDPSGFGGLQASYSLPGSPVKRLPPSPSCKYTPHATSAGDTSPRDPPSPCPSPGRGKTLLHTTKPAGFVASPQKKASSSPRLESTDSYEAVDPSPGRGCSPLASPGNGLGYNFRIGKPKGPRDPPAEWTRL, from the exons ATGATTTGGGAGTACGAGGTGAAG gtAATTGCCATGGCCTGTCGGGAGGTGGAGATGGGGAAG AAAAAGTGTGAACGCTACTGGCCGCTGAAGCAAGAACCGCTGCAAATCGGGCCGTTCTCCATCATCCAG ATCAAGGAGCAGGAGCTGAATCCAGACGTGATAGTCCGCACGCTGAGCGTCAGCTTCCAGAAC GAGGAGCGGCCCCTCACCCATTTCCAGTACGTGGCCTGGCCGGACCGCGGGATCCCGGACAATTACAGCCATTTCCTGGAGATGATTGAGCACGTGCGATTGAAACAGGGGGACGACTCAGCCCCCATCTGCGTGCACTGcag CGCTGGCTGTGGCCGGACCGGCGTGATCTGCATCCTGGAGCACGTGAGACACCTCCTCCTCCAACAG AGCATCCCCCCGAATTTCAGCATTTTCGACATCGTCCTAGCGATGAGAAAGCAGAGACCGTCGGCTGTCCAGACGCTG GAGCAGTACGAGTTCCTGTTCCACGCCGTGGCCGAGATGTTCCGCTCCGCCCTGGCCACCGCCAAGTACGAGAACCTCAAGGAG AACCAGCTGCCCCTGTACGACGACGCCGTGTCCCTGCGCCGCCCCGCGCCCctcaacaaacacagcagcatCTTACG gagcaTCTCGGTGCCGTCCGAGCCCACCCCGGACCTGCCCCCCAAGATGAGTGACACCTACGCGGTGGTGAACAAGTTCCGGCGGGGGGGCGGGCCGGCGGCGGCCTCCTCCCAGGAGACCAGGCCTGGCGGGGGCAGCCCCGAGTGGTCCCCCATCGACCCCAGCGGCTTCGGGGGGCTGCAGGCCAGCTACTCCCTGCCCGGGAGCCCCGTGAAAcgcctgccacccagccccagctgcaaatACACCCCCCACGCCACCAGCGCAG GTGATaccagcccccgggaccccccttcgccctgccccagccctgggcgcgGGAAGACCCTGCTGCACACTACGAAACCCGCG GGTTTTGTGGCATCTCCCCAGAAGAAGG cctccagctccccccgcctTGAGTCGACGGACAGCTACGAGGCCGTGGACCCCTCCCCTGGAAGGGGCTGCAGCCCCCTCGCCTCCCCGGGCAACGGTCTCG gctATAACTTCCGCATTGGGAAGCCAAAGGGACCCCGCGACCCCCCAGCGGAGTGGACCCGGCTCTAG